From Streptomonospora salina, the proteins below share one genomic window:
- a CDS encoding styrene monooxygenase/indole monooxygenase family protein has protein sequence MRRILIVGAGQSGLQLALSLQSAGYEVTVMSARTPEEIRGGRIMSTQCMFHPALEVERRHGLNQWEDRAPRIVAQRATVSDPPGDIAFGFVGRWDSYAQSVDQRVKTAGWLELFEERGGEVVYHGAVTSELEGLTALYDLTVVAAGKGDLVDVFERDASRSPYDTLQRKLSCIYVRGMTPRPDYPEHHVRMAAFPGIGELFFMPGLTTTGHADILLWEAVPGGPFDCWDDRPGPEAHLERTLDLMRRYVPWEYERATDARPTDERSTLVGGYAPVVRHPVGRLSAASHVLGMADVVVANDPVTGQGANNAAHCADIYHRAILERGDRPFDPQWMQETFDAYWSYARHVTDFTNMMLGPLPDHVQRVLAAAADNDAVAYRFAKGYTDPTTFRDWFMDAGSADAYLASVDGGSAP, from the coding sequence ATGCGCAGAATCCTCATCGTCGGCGCCGGGCAGTCCGGGCTCCAGCTCGCGCTCAGCCTGCAGAGCGCGGGGTACGAGGTCACCGTCATGTCGGCGCGCACCCCCGAGGAGATCCGCGGCGGGCGGATCATGTCGACCCAGTGCATGTTCCATCCGGCCCTGGAGGTCGAGCGCCGGCACGGCCTCAACCAGTGGGAGGACCGGGCCCCGCGGATCGTCGCCCAGCGCGCGACCGTCTCGGACCCGCCCGGCGACATCGCGTTCGGCTTCGTCGGCCGCTGGGACTCCTACGCCCAGTCGGTCGACCAGCGGGTGAAGACCGCCGGATGGCTGGAGCTGTTCGAGGAGCGCGGCGGCGAGGTCGTCTACCACGGCGCCGTCACCTCCGAGCTCGAAGGCCTGACGGCGCTCTACGACCTGACCGTCGTCGCGGCGGGCAAGGGCGATCTGGTCGACGTGTTCGAACGCGACGCCTCCCGCTCCCCCTATGACACGCTCCAGCGCAAGCTCTCCTGCATCTACGTGCGCGGGATGACCCCGCGGCCCGACTACCCCGAGCACCACGTGCGCATGGCCGCGTTCCCCGGGATCGGCGAACTGTTCTTCATGCCGGGGCTGACCACCACGGGCCACGCCGACATCCTGCTGTGGGAAGCGGTCCCGGGAGGGCCTTTCGACTGCTGGGACGACCGCCCCGGCCCGGAGGCGCACCTGGAGCGCACCCTCGACCTGATGCGGCGCTACGTGCCCTGGGAGTACGAACGCGCGACGGACGCCCGGCCCACCGACGAGCGCAGCACCCTCGTCGGCGGCTACGCACCGGTGGTGCGCCACCCGGTTGGGCGGCTGTCGGCCGCCTCGCACGTGCTGGGCATGGCCGACGTGGTCGTCGCCAACGACCCGGTCACCGGCCAGGGGGCCAACAACGCCGCGCACTGCGCCGACATCTACCACCGGGCCATCCTGGAGCGCGGCGACCGGCCCTTCGACCCGCAGTGGATGCAGGAGACCTTCGACGCCTACTGGTCCTACGCCCGCCACGTCACCGACTTCACCAACATGATGCTGGGCCCGCTGCCGGACCACGTGCAGCGGGTCCTCGCGGCCGCGGCGGACAACGACGCGGTCGCCTACCGTTTCGCCAAGGGCTACACCGACCCCACCACCTTCCGGGACTGGTTCATGGACGCCGGGAGCGCCGACGCCTACCTCGCCTCGGTGGACGGCGGCTCCGCCCCCTGA
- a CDS encoding GTP-binding protein: MGFTNSPERTPHPASAKIVVAGGFGTGKTTLVGAVSEIPPVNTEAWLTQASRTVDPEAGGDGKTTTTVAMDFGRITMSADLVLYLFGTPGQARFWPMWDDLCRGASAAVVLVDTRRLDVSFAAVNYFENDSDVPFIVAVNLFDGEQSHAAADVRDALRLSADVPMVSCDARDRRSVVQTLTSSLTHTMRSTAPGEEEPVGSRHAVR, encoded by the coding sequence ATGGGCTTTACGAACTCGCCTGAGCGAACGCCGCATCCGGCCTCGGCCAAGATCGTCGTCGCCGGCGGATTCGGCACCGGGAAGACCACCCTGGTCGGTGCCGTGTCGGAGATCCCGCCGGTCAACACCGAGGCGTGGCTGACCCAGGCTTCACGCACCGTCGACCCGGAGGCGGGCGGCGACGGGAAGACGACGACCACCGTCGCTATGGACTTCGGCCGCATCACCATGTCCGCAGACCTCGTGCTGTACCTCTTCGGCACCCCCGGGCAGGCGCGCTTCTGGCCGATGTGGGACGACCTGTGCCGCGGTGCCAGCGCGGCCGTCGTCCTCGTCGACACCCGCCGGCTGGACGTGTCCTTCGCCGCGGTCAACTACTTCGAGAACGACTCCGACGTCCCTTTCATCGTGGCCGTGAACCTCTTCGACGGCGAGCAGAGCCACGCGGCGGCCGACGTGCGCGACGCGCTCCGGCTGTCGGCCGACGTGCCGATGGTGTCCTGCGATGCGCGGGACCGGCGGTCGGTCGTCCAGACGCTCACGTCCTCGCTGACCCACACGATGCGCAGCACCGCACCGGGCGAGGAAGAACCGGTCGGAAGCCGGCACGCCGTCCGTTGA